One window from the genome of Paraneptunicella aestuarii encodes:
- a CDS encoding serine/threonine dehydratase, whose protein sequence is MSNLSIADIVQAHRRIAPYIHETPVVESSLLNQWLGHEIYFKAECLQTIGAFKIRGAVNVVTKLAETDSLPKRIVANSSGNHAQAVAYAARLYGIPATIFTTQNVSSVKAAATESYGAEVRRFATRAEADAAVQEASQEPGTVWIPPFNHEDIITGQGTAAFEALMEIGDVDSVFAPCGGGGLVSGTFISTRALSPKAKVIGCEPLNANDAAESRRKGSIQSLTETPVTLADGAATPAVGNITFPYIQQLDGFFEVNENDIAYWTQWLQHLLKLHVEPTSAMCMGGVVEWLKQQSEPKRVLVILSGGNISEASMRNIWAEDHLSRVPSL, encoded by the coding sequence ATGTCGAATTTAAGCATCGCAGACATAGTGCAGGCTCATAGACGTATCGCACCCTATATTCATGAAACACCTGTTGTTGAATCCTCATTGCTGAATCAGTGGCTGGGGCACGAAATCTATTTCAAGGCTGAATGCTTACAAACCATCGGGGCATTTAAAATTCGTGGTGCGGTCAATGTCGTCACCAAATTAGCGGAAACAGATTCGCTCCCGAAACGGATCGTCGCCAATAGCTCAGGCAATCATGCCCAGGCAGTGGCCTACGCCGCCCGGCTTTATGGCATACCTGCCACCATATTCACTACTCAGAATGTCTCCTCAGTGAAAGCCGCTGCAACTGAAAGCTATGGCGCAGAAGTAAGACGTTTTGCCACCCGAGCTGAAGCCGATGCCGCAGTTCAGGAAGCCAGCCAAGAGCCGGGCACAGTATGGATCCCACCGTTTAATCATGAAGATATTATTACAGGCCAAGGCACAGCAGCCTTTGAAGCACTAATGGAAATCGGTGATGTAGATTCTGTGTTCGCCCCCTGTGGTGGTGGCGGCTTGGTATCGGGCACTTTCATTTCAACGCGCGCCTTATCACCCAAAGCCAAAGTAATAGGCTGTGAGCCACTAAACGCCAATGACGCCGCAGAATCTCGCCGCAAAGGCAGCATTCAAAGCTTAACCGAAACGCCCGTGACATTGGCCGATGGAGCAGCAACTCCGGCGGTCGGCAATATTACCTTCCCCTATATACAACAGCTGGATGGCTTTTTTGAGGTCAATGAAAACGATATCGCTTATTGGACACAATGGCTGCAACACTTGTTGAAGCTTCATGTTGAACCGACCAGTGCCATGTGTATGGGTGGTGTTGTCGAATGGTTGAAACAACAGTCTGAACCAAAACGAGTATTGGTGATTCTCTCTGGTGGCAACATCTCAGAAGCCAGTATGCGTAACATCTGGGCAGAAGATCATTTAAGCCGGGTTCCTTCTCTTTAA